One genomic window of Cannabis sativa cultivar Pink pepper isolate KNU-18-1 chromosome 2, ASM2916894v1, whole genome shotgun sequence includes the following:
- the LOC133033917 gene encoding dehydration-responsive element-binding protein 2D-like encodes MKHSKVESDNNNNNNDNTNNINISNDDEKKPAIERSRKRRMKGKGGPDNAKCIFIGVRQRTWGKWVAEIRKPNRGARLWLGTFNTATEAASAYDDAAWKQYGPLAKLNMPGRHHHYPQYSSTTTSTSSGAESESASSTGGAVEPAESEDTGNNLMEGFSWPQVAFGEDNDDEYMDLMMMDSNPELLFVGEEDLQCVFSHIHGEDGAACNISLE; translated from the coding sequence ATGAAGCACTCCAAAGTAGAgagtgataataataataataataatgataatactaataatattaatattagtaATGATGATGAAAAGAAACCAGCAATAGAGCGGTCGAGGAAGAGGAGGATGAAAGGAAAAGGAGGCCCGGATAACGCTAAGTGCATTTTCATAGGTGTCAGGCAGAGGACATGGGGAAAATGGGTGGCCGAAATCCGAAAGCCAAACCGCGGCGCGCGCCTGTGGCTAGGCACCTTCAACACCGCTACAGAAGCCGCAAGCGCTTACGACGATGCGGCTTGGAAGCAATATGGCCCACTGGCCAAGCTCAACATGCCTGGCCGCCACCATCATTATCCCCAGTACTCGTCCACCACTACCAGTACGAGTTCTGGGGCAGAGTCTGAGTCAGCAAGCTCTACTGGTGGAGCAGTAGAACCTGCGGAGTCGGAAGACACGGGCAATAATTTGATGGAGGGTTTTAGTTGGCCACAAGTTGCTTTTGGTGAGGATAACGATGATGAGTATATGGACCTGATGATGATGGATAGCAACCCTGAGCTTCTGTTTGTTGGAGAAGAAGATCTTCAGTGTGTTTTTAGCCATATCCATGGAGAAGATGGAGCAGCTTGTAATATTAGTTTAGAATAA